GCTGATCGCTGCGATCATGGAGCATTTCGAAAAAGCCTACGAAGCGGTCTGCGAGGCGGGAAGTCTGGAGCCGATCATGGAAGATTATAACCGTCTGCTGGTAAACTGTGGGCGTCGGGTGCGTGTACTGGAACCGGAACATGAATATGATGCACTGGCACTGGGGATTGACAAGACCGGGGAATTGCAGGTAGAATGTGAAGACGGCAGCAGAAAGTCTGTCTTTGCCGGAGAAGTTTCGGTACGTGGAATTTATGGGTATGTATAGAAGGAGAATTTATGTATCAGGATAAGATCGTATTATGCGGAGCCAACTCTTACGAAGAAAAATTTTATATGAATCCGGATTTTGATAATCTGCCACAGCACATCAAAGATGAATTGAAGATCATGTGTGTGCTGTATGTACATGATGTCGGGGGAATCCTTACACTTGTATTTGAGGAGAATGGGGAGCTGGAATTTGAAGTGACTTCTGCAGAGGGAGATCCGATGTTTGACGAGATCGGAAGCCGTCTGAAGATCAAGGAGATTCAGACAGACGAGAAGAAGCAGGAGCTTCTGACACAGCTTCAGCTTTATTACAAAGTATTTTTTCTGGGGGAAGAGATTGAATGATAAAGACACTGACGATAGGAAATGTAGAGCTTCCGAACCGTTATGTGCTGGCACCGATGGCAGGGGTAACAGACCTGCCATTTCGTCTGTTATGCAAGGAACAGGGAGCAGGGCTTCTGTGCATGGAAATGATCAGTGCAAAGGCGCTCCGGTATAAGAATAAGAATACCAAGGCGCTGCTTGCGATCGATCCAAGAGAATACCCGGTATCACTTCAGCTTTTCGGGGAAGATCCGGACATCATTTCCGAGCAGGCAAAGCGGATCGAAGAACTTCCATTTCAGATCCTGGATATCAATATGGGCTGTCCGGTTCCAAAGGTCGTGCGCAATGGAGAAGGTTCGGCGTTGATGAAGGATCCGAAGCGAATCTATGATATTGTATATAAGACAGCAAGAGCGATCAAGAAACCGGTGACGATAAAGATCCGCAAAGGATTTGATGATACCTGTATCAATGCACCGGAGATTGCGAAGGTTGCAGAAGAAGCAGGTGCAGCGGCAATCGCAGTACATGGAAGGACCAGAGAACAGTATTACTCCGGAAATGCAGACTGGGAGATTATCCGTAAGGTGAAAGAAGCAGTGAAGATTCCTGTAATCGGAAATGGGGATGTGACAAGCGGACAGAAGGCACTGGATATGTTTGAGCAGACCGGCTGTGATGGTGTGATGATCGGAAGAGGCTGCCAGGGAAATCCATGGATCTTCAGGGAATTACTGGCATATGAAGAGACCGGATCCATTCCGGAAAGACCGGGCACAGACCAGATCCGGGAAACAATGCTGCGTCATGCAAGACTGCAGATCGAGTTCAAGGGAGATTATATCGGAATCCGTGAAATGCGCAAGCATGTGGCATGGTATACCAAGGGAATGCAGGGTTCTGCGAAGCTCAGAGATGAGATCAATCAGGTGGAAAGTTATGAAGAACTGGAGAACCTTTTAATGGAAAAAATCGGATAGACATAAAACGTGTTCTTTCGCATGAGAGAATGCGTTTTTGCATATATTAAACCAGCAAAGAATTGTTGACACAGTCGCCGGAAATATGTATAATAATGAAATTGTGAAAGTAGCTTTAAATGCGGATAAAATCAGTATCTGCGGCTTGAATAGAAAATGATTTGTCGGTAAGTAAGGAGAATTATAATGGAAGCAAAGAAAACATTACTCACCTATACAGGACTTAAGAAACTGGAAGATGAGCTTGAAAATTTAAAAGTTGTGAAAAGAAAAGAAGTAGCAGGAAAGATCAAAGAAGCCAGAGAACAGGGAGACCTTTCAGAGAACGCTGAGTACGATGCAGCAAAGGACGAGCAGCGTGATATCGAGGCACGTATCGAAGAACTTGAGAAAATCCTCAAGAATGCAGAAGTTGTAGTAGAAGATGATGTAGATCTTGATACCATCAACATCGGATGTACAGTAGATGTATATGATAAAGAATTTGAAGAGGAAATCGTATTTCAGCTGGTAGGTTCTACAGAAGCAAACAGCCTGGAAGGTAAGATTTCCAATGAATCTCCGGTAGGAAAAGCCCTGATCGGTAAGAAAGTCGGAGACGTAGTAGCAGTTGAGACACAGGCAGGAGTTATTGAGTACGAAGTACTGAAGATCAATCGTTCAGTATAAGATGGTATACAGCAGAGAGAAGGAGTGAAAAAAGTGGCAACACAGCAGAACAATGGACAGGAACAGGATTTGAATCATTTAAGAAAGGTGCGCCGTGAGAAACTTGCAGAACTGCAGGCAAACGGACAGAATCCTTTTGAGATCACAAAATATGACGTAACACATCACAGCCAGGAAGTGAAAGACAACTTTGATGAACTGGAAGGAAAACACGTTGTACTCGCAGGACGTATGATGTCCAAACGTGTGATGGGAAAAGCATCTTTCTGTAATGTGCAGGATTTACAGGGAAATATCCAGTCTTATGTAGCAAGAGACAGTATCGGAGAAGAAGAATATAAAGCATTCAAGAAGATGGATATCGGTGATATCGTAGGTCTTGAAGGAGAAGTATTCAAAACAAAGACAGGGGAGATTTCCATTCATGCATCTGCTGTAAAGCTTCTCTCAAAGAGTCTGCAGATCCTTCCGGAGAAGTTCCACGGACTGACAAATACAGATACCCGTTATCGTCAGAGATATGTGGATCTGATCATGAACCCGGAAGTAAAGGATACTTTTATTAAACGTTCCAAGATCCTTACCGCAATCCGTAAATATCTTGGAAATGAAGGCTTTATGGAAGTAGAGACTCCGATGCTTGTACAGAATGCCGGAGGAGCAGCTGCAAGACCGTTCGAGACACATTTCAACGCCCTGAACGAAGACCTGAAGCTCCGTATCTCTCTGGAACTTTATCTGAAGAGACTGATCGTTGGTGGTCTGGAAAGAGTATATGAGATTGGACGTGTATTCCGTAACGAAGGTCTTGATACAAGACATAACCCGGAATTCACTCTGATGGAACTTTACCAGGCATACACAGACTATCATGGCATGATGGATCTGACAGAGAACCTGTACCGTTTTGTTGCACAGGAAGTTCTTGGAACTACTCAGATTGTATATAAAGGAATCGAGATGGATCTCGGAAAGCCGTTCGAGCGTATCACAATGGTTGATGCTGTTAAGAAATATGCAGGTGTTGACTGGAACGAAGTAGAAACTCTTGAACAGGCAAGAGAACTTGCGAAAGCACACAATCTTGAATTTGAAGAAAGACATAAAAAAGGTGATATTCTGAATCTGTTCTTCGAAGAATATGTAGAAGAACACCTTCTTCAGCCGACATTCGTTATGGATCATCCGGTTGAGATTTCACCACTTACAAAGAAGAAACCGGAAAATCCGGACTATGTAGAACGTTTCGAGTTCTTCATGAACGGATGGGAAATGGCAAATGCATACTCAGAGCTGAATGATCCGATCGATCAGAGAGAACGTTTCAAAGCACAGGAAGAACTGCTTGCACAGGGTGATGATGAAGCCAACACAACAGATGAAGACTTCATGAACGCACTGGAAATTGGTATGCCGCCTACAGGTGGTATCGGATTCGGTATCGACCGTATGTGTATGCTGTTGACAGGGGCTGAGGCGATCAGAGATGTGCTGCTGTTCCCGACAATGAAGTCCTTAGATGGTGTAAATAAGAAAAATGATGTAAATAATACAGCTTCTGAAGCACCTGAAAAAAATGTAAAAACTGAGTCTGAAAAGATTGATTTTTCTAAAGTAAAGATTGAGCCTTTGTTTGAGGAAATGGTAGACTTTGATACATTCAGCAAGTCAGATTTCCGTGCAGTAAAGGTTAAAGAGTGTGTTGCAGTACCGAAGTCAAAGAAACTGTTACAGTTTACTCTTGATGACGGAACAGGCACAGACAGAACCATTTTAAGCGGTATTCATAGCTTTTATGAGCCGGAAGAACTGGTTGGAAAGACTCTTATCGCTATCACAAATCTTCCACCGAGAGCGATGATGGGCATTGACTCTTGCGGTATGCTCCTCAGTGCTATTCATGAAGAAGAAGGCGAAGAAAAGCTCCATCTTCTGATGGTTGATGACCACATTCCAGCAGGTGCAAAGCTCTATTAAGATGATGTAAAGATGTACCGTTTTACCAAATAGACGGGACGTACTTCATTTGATAAAAAACTAAAAAAACAGCGATTTACATCAAACTTACATCAATTGATGCAGAAATCGGTGCAAGCAAGAAAA
The sequence above is drawn from the Coprococcus comes ATCC 27758 genome and encodes:
- a CDS encoding DUF6145 family protein, with the protein product MYQDKIVLCGANSYEEKFYMNPDFDNLPQHIKDELKIMCVLYVHDVGGILTLVFEENGELEFEVTSAEGDPMFDEIGSRLKIKEIQTDEKKQELLTQLQLYYKVFFLGEEIE
- the dusB gene encoding tRNA dihydrouridine synthase DusB, producing MIKTLTIGNVELPNRYVLAPMAGVTDLPFRLLCKEQGAGLLCMEMISAKALRYKNKNTKALLAIDPREYPVSLQLFGEDPDIISEQAKRIEELPFQILDINMGCPVPKVVRNGEGSALMKDPKRIYDIVYKTARAIKKPVTIKIRKGFDDTCINAPEIAKVAEEAGAAAIAVHGRTREQYYSGNADWEIIRKVKEAVKIPVIGNGDVTSGQKALDMFEQTGCDGVMIGRGCQGNPWIFRELLAYEETGSIPERPGTDQIRETMLRHARLQIEFKGDYIGIREMRKHVAWYTKGMQGSAKLRDEINQVESYEELENLLMEKIG
- the greA gene encoding transcription elongation factor GreA, with product MEAKKTLLTYTGLKKLEDELENLKVVKRKEVAGKIKEAREQGDLSENAEYDAAKDEQRDIEARIEELEKILKNAEVVVEDDVDLDTINIGCTVDVYDKEFEEEIVFQLVGSTEANSLEGKISNESPVGKALIGKKVGDVVAVETQAGVIEYEVLKINRSV
- the lysS gene encoding lysine--tRNA ligase codes for the protein MATQQNNGQEQDLNHLRKVRREKLAELQANGQNPFEITKYDVTHHSQEVKDNFDELEGKHVVLAGRMMSKRVMGKASFCNVQDLQGNIQSYVARDSIGEEEYKAFKKMDIGDIVGLEGEVFKTKTGEISIHASAVKLLSKSLQILPEKFHGLTNTDTRYRQRYVDLIMNPEVKDTFIKRSKILTAIRKYLGNEGFMEVETPMLVQNAGGAAARPFETHFNALNEDLKLRISLELYLKRLIVGGLERVYEIGRVFRNEGLDTRHNPEFTLMELYQAYTDYHGMMDLTENLYRFVAQEVLGTTQIVYKGIEMDLGKPFERITMVDAVKKYAGVDWNEVETLEQARELAKAHNLEFEERHKKGDILNLFFEEYVEEHLLQPTFVMDHPVEISPLTKKKPENPDYVERFEFFMNGWEMANAYSELNDPIDQRERFKAQEELLAQGDDEANTTDEDFMNALEIGMPPTGGIGFGIDRMCMLLTGAEAIRDVLLFPTMKSLDGVNKKNDVNNTASEAPEKNVKTESEKIDFSKVKIEPLFEEMVDFDTFSKSDFRAVKVKECVAVPKSKKLLQFTLDDGTGTDRTILSGIHSFYEPEELVGKTLIAITNLPPRAMMGIDSCGMLLSAIHEEEGEEKLHLLMVDDHIPAGAKLY